The DNA region CTGCTGCATCTGGATGACAACCAGGTCAAGGATATCGCCGGCAACACCGATTATGGCATTTCGCTGAGCCCGAATCTGGATAAACTGATCTACTCCCAGTATCGTTCGGGGCTGAATCAGAAGACCACATATGAATACGATATTCAAAGCGGAGAACGCAGCAAGTTGCCCAATGACAATTCATACTACAGAACTTTTATAGGGAACGACACCTATATAGGCCAGGATGATCTCGCCCTTAATTTGGTCGATGTGAAGTCGGGCCACAAACGGGATATATACAGTTATGACGAGTTGAAGGCCCTGATTACGGAGATGAGGCATATCAAAAATCAGGATAAAACCTTCTTTATTTTGGATTATTTTGAGGCCAGTCAGCAACTGAAGCAGGTCTATATCCTGGTAATGCTGAACGATAAATACGCCATTTACTCCATTTCACTTGCGCCTGAGGCTGACGTCAAGCTATATGCGGAAATGAAAGAAATCCAGCAATACAAGCTGCTGAAAAATGGAGATATGCTCATTCAGGGGAACTTGAACAATGTGGTGGGCTTGTACCGATATCGGGCGGAACAGAAGCAGTTTGATCTGCTGGTTAAGGGATCAATCTGGAATTTTGATCTAGATACGGACGAATCCCGTATTGCCTATTTCCGTTCTCTGGAGGGTCAGAAGTATGAGGTGCATACAGCATTCCTGAATGGAAGCAAGCTGTCATCCGACACCGTGATCTATCGAAATATCGATAATTTTGTCAAACTGAAATGGAACAAGGATGAACTTTTTGTCGTAGGCAGTTCCGTGGATAAAAGCGAGCTGTACCGTTTTAGCTTCAAAGCATGGTAGATAACTCTTTACTGCCTAATCTATACTCCCCTCACCCTTCAAAAGGGTAATTGCCCCTGTTGGCCGAAGCAGAGCTTCGTGACTGACAGGTTTTTTTTGTGAGCAAATTTACAACTTGGATACATCCTTGGGCGGCTAGGATACAACTTCACCCTATACTGAAAAGGTGATGAAGCTCTATGAGTCCTATACATATTCAGCAAATAGAAAGGAAGACATACAGGAATGCTTCAAGTTGAACAGTTATCCCACTCGTTCCGAAATGCACAGGGACCTGTACCGGTGCTGCAAGATATCAATTTGACTATTGGTAAAGGCCAGATGGTTGCTCTGCTTGGCAGCTCAGGTTCGGGCAAATCAACGCTGCTGAATCTGATGGCCGGGCTCATGAAGCCGGATCAGGGCAGGATTTTAATAGCCGGACAGGATATCGTACGTTTCAGCGAAAATCGTCTGGCAGAGTTCAGGCGCAGCCATATCGGTTTTATTTTTCAATCCTATGAACTGCTGTCGAATCTTACGATTCGGGAAAATGTAGAGCTGCCGCTGGTGTTTATGGGGGTAAGCCCCTCGAAGCGAAAGTCCAAAGCGTTGCAATTGCTGGAACAGGTCGGTCTGGGTGATAAAGTGAACCTGTTCCCTTCCCAGCTGTCTGGCGGTCAACAGCAGCGGGTGAGTATTGCGCGTTCGCTCATTACAGAGCCTTCGGTTATTTTCGCAGACGAGCCTACAGGGAACCTGGATACAGAGACCGAGGAGGAAATTATTGCGATCCTGCAGCAGCTTAATCGAGATATGAATACGACGTTTGTTATTGTGACACATGAAGCGGAGGTTGCGGAGCAAATGCAGGCCGTGCTTACACTGCAGCATGGAATGCTGGTTGAAGAGGGCGTAAGGGAAGTTTGAGGCAAAAGGAGAGGAATTGTGAGAATACGGGATGTAATACGTATGGCCTGGGGACAGATCATTCGCAGGAAAATGGTGACATTGCTGTGTATGATGGGGCTGTCCATCGGCTCTGCCGCCATGATCATTGCACTTAGTATAGGGCAGTCCGTACAGACATATAGCGAGAAAACATTGAATGACAATTACAAGATGGATGAAATTACGATTACGCCCAATGAAGGCATTCGTACCGGCAAAGGTAGCAGCGGAAGCGGTCAGACCTCGAAGTTTGAACGCGGTGCGTTGACCTTGGAAAAGATTCGGATTATCCAGAGACTTCCCCATGTTGTTGCTGTGGCGCCCATGTTGAAGCTGGATGCACTCGATATGGTGCTTCCCGACGGACGTAGTTCCTATGTGGAAGTTGTAGGTACGGAGCTGGATACGCTGAGCGGATTCGGATACCGTTATGCACAAGGAAGTGGTGCCGGGGACGGGCGGATTGCGGTGGCGAATTATGGGGCAACGTTCGGATTTATGGATCCCAAAGTCACCCAGAAATTATTCGAGCAGCTGAATGCTGATCCCTATAACAATGAGCTTTTGCAACAGTATACAGACATGTCGTCCATACAGGAGCAGCTGATGCAGCAGCGTGTTCAATTTCGCTATGAAGACTACTCGGATGGAAGGAAAACCAAAATGAGTGGATCGGTTCGGGTGTCTGGTGAACTGATGAAGCCTTCCAACATGGACGATATGAGTGCCCAGGGCGAAAAGAGGGTATACGTACCGCTTGATACGGCGCGCGCCTTGCAGAATGAGCTTGGGTTACAACAGGTGGACGGTACTGCGACCAAGCATCTCAACTCGGCACTGGTCAAGGTAGAGGATAAACGCTATGTATCCCGTGTTGAAGAACAGATTAAAAAGCTCACGTTAAACACACAGAGCAATCTGTTCCAGGAGGAAGCGATGGCAGGCCAGATGGCAATGTACCAAAAGGCGGCATTGGGCATAGGGGGCTTTATCATGCTGCTGGCCTCGCTGTCCATTATTGTGGCTATGATCATGTCTACACATCAGCGGCGCAAGCAGATTGGTGTCATGAAGGTGCTGGGAGCGAATCTGTGGCAGATTCGCCAGATGTTTATTACAGAAGCAGCAATGCTTGGATTCATGGGCGGCGTGGCTGGTGTGGGGATTGCGTTTGCAGCCCTTGGAGGGGTAAACCAATTGCTGGCGAGCCAGATGGCAGATCAACAAAATGGGCCGCTCACTGTAGTCATTCAGCAATCGGCTTTGCCGCTCGGCATCATGTTTGCTGTTCTGGTAGGTATTGTATCGGGTATCTATCCGGCGATCAGCGCATCCAGAACCAATGCTCTGAGTGTCATCAAGTCGATGTGAATTTTATCAGTGAAAGGAAAATGGCTGCATGAAGAAATGGATCAAAATAATCATTACCGTTGTGCTCATAGCAGGCGCGAGCTACTGGCTATATGAGAAATATAAACCAAAGCCTGCCGAACCTGTGGAGGCTCCACCACAGATTACCTTTGATGTAACACAGGAAACTATGACACAAACGATCCAGGTTAAGGGCAAATCAGTATATACCGATCAGACGGATATCATCGCGCCATATGCCTCCAACATTCAGAAATGGAACGTGAAAAATGGGGAGCAGGTAAGCAAGGGAGATGTCCTGTTCACACTCGATACTTCAGCCCTGCAATCCGAAATAGATCAATTGGAGAGCGATCTGGCAAAGGCGCGAATTGAATTGGAGGTCAATGAGGTCAGCCAGAATCAGGCAGATATGAGCGCTCCGCTTGGCGTAACGGAGGAGGAACGTAAAAAGGCTTTTGCAGATCGGGAGAGCAGGATTTTGACTAACGAGCTGAGTAAAAAGACGTTGGCAATCAAGGAAAAGGAGTTACAGAAGAAGCAGGACATCATGAGCAAGGGTGTGGTCTATGCCCCCGCTTCCGGTATTTTTCAAATGAATGATCCAGACAGCAAAACACGGATGGTGACCGAAGGACAGTTAGTCGGGAACATTATCAATATGGGCAAACTGAAATTTATGACCATCGTCGGAGAAGATGAAATGTTCAAGCTTAAGGCGGGAATGCCTGTCCAGGTCCGAATGACAGCTCAGAAGGAGACCCCTTTTACTGGAAAGGTGAGCATTGTATCCAAATTTGCACGTAAAGGTGCGTCGGAAACGAACCTCAAGGAGGCTTCTCAGTTTGATGTTGTTATTGATCTGAAGCCTGACCCCAGAATGTATGGGGGCGTTAGTCTGGAAGGGGACATTGAAACGGCACGCAAGGACAAGGCTATTGTCGTATCCAGCTTGGCCATTATGCGAGATCAAGGAGAACCTTATGTTTTATTGAGCAAAGGGAACGGAGAGACGGAGCAAAAGACAATCCAAACAGGCATGGAGTCAGGAGACAAGACGGAAGTGCTTAAAGGATTAAAGCCGGGGGACATTGTGGTTCTTCCCTAAACGTTCGGGCGCCTTCATTTCATGGGCATTCATTCACTTCAAAGTGGAATTGGACTCAGCGACGTTCTTCACAAGAAAAGGTTCATTGTGGCAAATAGCCATAATGAACCTTTTTGCCCGCATGGGAAGGGGACTCTCCACATTCCTGCTTGAATTATGGAATTTTATATAAATTATTTTAAATAATTCAATTTACAGTAATATATTCATGACGTATAATCAAGTGAAAAGGAGGTGGACATGTGATGTACATGTAATATCGAGGGTAAGCTTTTTTTTTAAAATCAAAAAGAAAGCGCTTCCCTTGAAAAGCCCAGTATAACTGCTTGAAGCGATTGCACCCATGATCACCCTCACATCCCTACACACGCTGTACCCCTCACAAGGAAATGATCCGCATATTCAGTCATCCATCTTTAGGTTTAAACTCTTGATGTTCTGCTCTCAATGCAAGTTAGCATACAAGTCTTTAACGCAAGTTATTCGTGCTGCCGTTCCTTATATTGCAAACCAAATCCATTCCAGCTGGAGGTGAGGCGTTCACCACTCATCCATATGTTCTCTACCGTGCATAGCATCTTGCCGACACAGAGGATCCGACATGAGTATATACCAATCCAACCACAGGAAAGGTGGAACCCTAATGACAAAATCGAAAACCTTATCGAGAAACGGAAAGGTCCTTCGCAGAAGTGTAAAACAAATGCTGGCAGCCACACTGCTCGCGGCAGGCATTTTCCCAGGCATGGCTCCAGGTGTGACCCAGGCGGCAGAAGCGCATGTGGATAATCCATTTGTCGGAGCTACGGCGTATTTAAATCAGGATTATTCAGCCCTCGTGGATACGTCCATTGCGCTCACCAGTGATGCTTCGTTAAAGGCCAAGATGCAAACGGTCAAATCTTACCCTACAGCAGTCTGGATTGACCGTATTGATGCTATAAATGGCGGGACGAACAATGCTGGACGCAAGAGTATTGAGGAGCATCTGGATGCTGCGCTTGCTCAAAAGAAAGCCGGCACACCGATTACTGCTTCGTTTGTTATTTACAATTTGCCCGGGCGGGACTGTCACGCACTCGCGTCCAACGGTGAATTGCCGCTGACACAAGCTGCTCTGCAGACGTATAAAACGGATTATATTGATGTGATCGCAGACATCTTTGCAGATCCGAAGTATCAGGACATTCGCATTGTGGCGATCATTGAGCCGGACAGTCTGCCTAACCTTGTGACCAACCTGAGTACGCCAGCTTGTGGTCAAGCCAGTTCAACAGGCATCTATGAAGCAGGTGTGAAGTATGCACTAGACAAGCTGCATGCCATTCCGAATGTGTACAATTATCTGGATATCGGCCATTCGGGCTGGCTCGGATGGGATAACAACCGTGCAGGTGCAGTCGCGCTGTACACAAGCGTTGTGCAAGGAACAGCCGCGGGTCTGAACAGTGCGGATGGTTTCATTACGAATACAGCAAATACCACACCGCTGGGAGAACCGAATCTGCCTAACCCGGATCTGAATATCGGTGGACAACCGATTAAGTCCGCCAAGTTTTATGAGTGGAACCCTTACTTTGACGAAACCGATTTCACAGCTGCGCTGTATGCCGACTTTGTGCAGGCAGGCTGGCCAACCAGCACTGGCTTCCTGATCGATACGAGCCGAAATGGCTGGGGAGGCGTCAATCGCCCGACAACCGCAACGGGCAGTGATATCAATGCCTACGTGAATTCCGGGCGCGTCGATCGCCGGGAGCATCGGGGGAACTGGTGTAACGCCAGTGGAGCTGGCATAGGTGAAGCCCCTAAGGCAGCACCGGGACCTGCCCATCTGGACGCATATGTATGGGCCAAGCCCCCAGGTGAGTCCGATGGATCAAGCTCCGAAATTCCGAACAACGAAGGCAAAGGTTTTGACCGGATGTGTGATCCAACATTCACGACTCGTGATGGAGTATTGACGGGGGCACTGCCTAACGCACCCGTGTCAGGTCACTGGTTCCATGATCAATTCGTCATGCTGGTGCAAAATGCATTCCCGATCCTGCCTGCCAGCAATGGCGGAGGGGATCCAGGCGAGGGAACAACAGCGCCAGCTGCTCCGTCAACACTGACTGCGACAGCGGGCAATGCACAGGTTTCCCTGAGCTGGACAGCCTCCACAGGAGCGACCAGTTATAACGTAAAGCGTGCGTTGAGTGCGTCCGGTCCATTTGCTACGATTGCTGCGGGCGTGAGCGGCACATCGTATGCCAACACAGGATTGACCAACGGGACAACCTACTATTATGTGGTTAGTGCCGTGAATGCCGTAGGTGAAAGTACTAACTCGACTGTAAAAAGTGCCGTACCGGTTGCAGGCGCGACTGCCCCTGCTGCACCAACTGCGCTGACAGCTACAGCAGGAAACGCACAGGTCTCCTTGAGCTGGACAGCCTCCACAGGAGCGGCTAGTTATAATGTGAAGCGGGCAACGACGGTCGCCGGACCATTCGCAACTGTTGCTGCGGGCGTGAATGGTACCTCTTATACGAACACAGGTCTGACCAACGGAACGACTTATCATTATGTCGTTAGTGCCGTAAACGCTGCCGGGGAAAGTGCCAATTCTGCCGCAGCTTCCGCTACACCGCAAAGTGTCGTTGTTCCGACCAGTGATCTGGTCCTGCAGTATCGGGCGGGAGATACCAATGCAGCAGATAGCCAGATCAAGCCGTATTTCAATATCAAAAATGTGGGCAACACGGCTGTAAACCTGAGTGATCTGAAGATTCGTTATTACTTCTCCAAAGAAGGCACGGCAGCGATGGACTCTGCAATTGACTGGGCTCAGGTTGGCGGTGCCAACATTCAGCAGACGTTCACCGATACGTATGTGGAACTGAGCTTCACTTCTGGAGCAGGTGCGATTCAGGCGGGTGGACAATCCGGGGATATCCAGCTCCGCATGTACAAAACGGACTGGAGCAACTTTGATGAATCCAATGATTATTCCTACGATCCAACCAAAACATCCTATCAGGACTGGAGCAAGGTGACCCTCTATCAAGGAGGTAATCTGGTCTGGGGAATTGAGCCTTAAAAGAACCGAAAGGATTTATCGGATCGAACGGATTGAAAGATTAAAAGGATCGAAAGATTTAAAGGATTGAAAGATTTCAAAGGAGCGCCAAATAATGGCCGAAATGATCGATCAGTGATCAAGGTGAGTAAGATTACGTCATGTAATTTAAGGCAGATAAGTTTACTTGATGTAATGGAGACCATAAGGGCGTTTGCATGAGATGATCATGAAGAAGGGGCCTATCGAGGTCATGATAATGAAGTAAGGCCTTTTCCAGCCCATCACATGAAGCAGGGGCGTTTCCAAGTCATGTCTATGACTTGGAAACGTCCCTGTTCTCATTTTAACGAATGGAGCGCATCTTATTTAGTGGAATTGAGCAGGTGCGGCGGTTTAACGAATCGTAGACAAGTTATAACCATGTTTTCAATCCATGTTCGCTAAGTTCTACCGAGATAACGTTACTGGAGTTCGTTAAATTTTCCATTGCCCACTTATCTTCAGAATAAGGTGTAATCGGTTCGTAAGAGCGTCTAACTTGAACATATTATGCGTGAACATTCATTCATCCGGGGATCAGGGAGGGAAATAACGAATCAGTTGTAACCGGAACGGCTGCTCCGCATAACCGTAAGCACAAATTTCCCCATCGAGCCTTCCAGAACAACACTGAATATTGATCGTTTTGGACGGATATTTGCCTATGTCGCAGCAGGCAGGATGACTATAATAATACCCGATGGGCAGGATGAAGCTGCTCAGATGGAGAGGGAATGGAAGGGGGACGGAGTCGAAGAAGTCTGATAGGTCTGTTCACATGGATTATTCTTTTGAACATTTGTAAGCGCATTCAGTTAAATTTGAAAAATATGAACGTCAGTATGAATTGACAGAGGTCGCAGCGATTCAAACGCATCTATAAGCATCACCATTCTGTCTCAAGGAGAGTGAAGGTGGATGAAATTCCAAACAACAGCGCCGATACATAAGAGATCGGTTTCAGGTATGCACTCCAATCGGAGGAAGGTGCGTATGCCACTTGCAGCCAAGGTGCTTTCGTCGGCACTAAGCGTGGCCCTGCTCGTTGCGGGAACCGCAGGTACGAGCGGAGCAG from Paenibacillus sp. JNUCC-31 includes:
- a CDS encoding ABC transporter ATP-binding protein, with product MLQVEQLSHSFRNAQGPVPVLQDINLTIGKGQMVALLGSSGSGKSTLLNLMAGLMKPDQGRILIAGQDIVRFSENRLAEFRRSHIGFIFQSYELLSNLTIRENVELPLVFMGVSPSKRKSKALQLLEQVGLGDKVNLFPSQLSGGQQQRVSIARSLITEPSVIFADEPTGNLDTETEEEIIAILQQLNRDMNTTFVIVTHEAEVAEQMQAVLTLQHGMLVEEGVREV
- a CDS encoding ABC transporter permease — translated: MRIRDVIRMAWGQIIRRKMVTLLCMMGLSIGSAAMIIALSIGQSVQTYSEKTLNDNYKMDEITITPNEGIRTGKGSSGSGQTSKFERGALTLEKIRIIQRLPHVVAVAPMLKLDALDMVLPDGRSSYVEVVGTELDTLSGFGYRYAQGSGAGDGRIAVANYGATFGFMDPKVTQKLFEQLNADPYNNELLQQYTDMSSIQEQLMQQRVQFRYEDYSDGRKTKMSGSVRVSGELMKPSNMDDMSAQGEKRVYVPLDTARALQNELGLQQVDGTATKHLNSALVKVEDKRYVSRVEEQIKKLTLNTQSNLFQEEAMAGQMAMYQKAALGIGGFIMLLASLSIIVAMIMSTHQRRKQIGVMKVLGANLWQIRQMFITEAAMLGFMGGVAGVGIAFAALGGVNQLLASQMADQQNGPLTVVIQQSALPLGIMFAVLVGIVSGIYPAISASRTNALSVIKSM
- a CDS encoding efflux RND transporter periplasmic adaptor subunit — encoded protein: MKKWIKIIITVVLIAGASYWLYEKYKPKPAEPVEAPPQITFDVTQETMTQTIQVKGKSVYTDQTDIIAPYASNIQKWNVKNGEQVSKGDVLFTLDTSALQSEIDQLESDLAKARIELEVNEVSQNQADMSAPLGVTEEERKKAFADRESRILTNELSKKTLAIKEKELQKKQDIMSKGVVYAPASGIFQMNDPDSKTRMVTEGQLVGNIINMGKLKFMTIVGEDEMFKLKAGMPVQVRMTAQKETPFTGKVSIVSKFARKGASETNLKEASQFDVVIDLKPDPRMYGGVSLEGDIETARKDKAIVVSSLAIMRDQGEPYVLLSKGNGETEQKTIQTGMESGDKTEVLKGLKPGDIVVLP
- a CDS encoding glycoside hydrolase family 6 protein translates to MTKSKTLSRNGKVLRRSVKQMLAATLLAAGIFPGMAPGVTQAAEAHVDNPFVGATAYLNQDYSALVDTSIALTSDASLKAKMQTVKSYPTAVWIDRIDAINGGTNNAGRKSIEEHLDAALAQKKAGTPITASFVIYNLPGRDCHALASNGELPLTQAALQTYKTDYIDVIADIFADPKYQDIRIVAIIEPDSLPNLVTNLSTPACGQASSTGIYEAGVKYALDKLHAIPNVYNYLDIGHSGWLGWDNNRAGAVALYTSVVQGTAAGLNSADGFITNTANTTPLGEPNLPNPDLNIGGQPIKSAKFYEWNPYFDETDFTAALYADFVQAGWPTSTGFLIDTSRNGWGGVNRPTTATGSDINAYVNSGRVDRREHRGNWCNASGAGIGEAPKAAPGPAHLDAYVWAKPPGESDGSSSEIPNNEGKGFDRMCDPTFTTRDGVLTGALPNAPVSGHWFHDQFVMLVQNAFPILPASNGGGDPGEGTTAPAAPSTLTATAGNAQVSLSWTASTGATSYNVKRALSASGPFATIAAGVSGTSYANTGLTNGTTYYYVVSAVNAVGESTNSTVKSAVPVAGATAPAAPTALTATAGNAQVSLSWTASTGAASYNVKRATTVAGPFATVAAGVNGTSYTNTGLTNGTTYHYVVSAVNAAGESANSAAASATPQSVVVPTSDLVLQYRAGDTNAADSQIKPYFNIKNVGNTAVNLSDLKIRYYFSKEGTAAMDSAIDWAQVGGANIQQTFTDTYVELSFTSGAGAIQAGGQSGDIQLRMYKTDWSNFDESNDYSYDPTKTSYQDWSKVTLYQGGNLVWGIEP